One segment of Erigeron canadensis isolate Cc75 chromosome 2, C_canadensis_v1, whole genome shotgun sequence DNA contains the following:
- the LOC122588493 gene encoding multisubstrate pseudouridine synthase 7 isoform X1 translates to MSLVTTKLVLVLNGRSRSGNQLKPCFNSLFNPKPSFSSSSCFYRFPSSQIKNNNNNYQYTESVTAMEESDVGICCYISPSLPGFRAILKQRYSDFVVNEVDLDGNIVHLTDLHPSTQIAEEELEKKPPVDQLNANHDSDIDSFRALAGDSDADSLSDFINQLIINNNNSNNNSDIQDGATSIVLSPSSDKLHRTAVHNFFKQRLNFLVTDTVDGPDPYSKCIRVRFNSRGKNDTTRGSKKRKGRGDTPYDSRGSDHWPEHLGKFLRFHLCKENKDTQEALGLIGKMLGIQPRSFGFSGTKDKRAVTTQRVTVFKQHAHKVAALNKRLIGLKVGDFCYVNEGLLLGQLCGNRFTITLRGVVADSEDTVKTAADALGKHGFINYFGMQRFGSGSIPTHLIGAKLLKGEWEEAVRMILDPRDGERDDIRSIREYYKESEDIDGTLRQLPRFLVAEKAILQCLKKCPGNYLQALKAVPRTLRMMYVHSYQSYLWNHAASMRVQKYGTDHVVLGDLVYCNEENSNEIKQIDDSVYEEIGPNESSENDHLDESETHVSEGNCTSVKVVNNEDIASGHYTVTDVVLPLPGSRVNYPQNDIEQYYKDLADKDGVSLTESVHNVKEFSLASMTGAYRRVFGNPKDYEWELLRYTDVSIPLVKTDLDCVTKSNEVNGNSPLISKPLIDVLTPNGETMLQEKKSSSVCTATGDQLALKMSFTLPASCYATMAIRELLKTSTSVAFHKALN, encoded by the exons ATGAGTTTGGTAACAACAAAACTAGTGCTAGTATTGAATGGTAGGAGCAGGAGTGGCAACCAACTAAAACCCTGTTTTAATTCACTTTTCAACCCTAAACCCTCCTTTTCATCCTCTTCCTGTTTCTATCGTTTCCCCTCCAGTCAGattaaaaacaacaacaataattatcAATATACAGAATCAGTCACCGCCATGGAAGAATCAGACGTAGGCATTTGTTGCTACATCTCCCCATCTCTCCCTGGTTTCCGAGCCATTCTCAAACAAAG gtatTCTGATTTTGTAGTGAATGAAGTAGATTTGGATGGAAATATTGTTCATTTGACTGACTTACATCCATCCACTCAG atagcaGAAGAAGAACTCGAAAAAAAGCCTCCTGTGGATCAATTGAATGCTAATCATGATTCTGATATCGATTCCTTTAGAGCTCTTGCTGGTGACTCTGATGCCGATTCTCTCTCCGACTTTATAAATcaacttattattaataataataatagtaataataattccGACATCCAAGACGGAGCCACCTCTATCGTTTTATCTCCAAGTTCAGATAAACTCCACCGCACG GCTGTGCATAATTTCTTTAAACAAAGACTCAACTTCTTGGTTACTGACACAGTAGACGGACCAGACCCTTACTCAAAATGCATCCGTGTGAGGTTCAATTCACGGGGTAAAAACGACACAACCCGGGGTTCTAAAAAGCGGAAAGGCAGAGGTGACACCCCTTATGATAGTCGGGGTTCAGATCATTGGCCAGAACATCTTGGAAAGTTTCTCAG GTTTCATCTTTGCAAGGAAAACAAGGATACACAGGAGGCGTTAGGATTAATCGGAAAGATGCTTGGCATTCAG CCAAGGTCATTTGGATTTTCTGGTACTAAAGATAAGCGTGCTGTAACAACACAAAGG GTGACTGTATTCAAGCAGCATGCACATAAAGTGGCTGCTCTAAATAAAAGATTGATAGGACTGAAAGTTGGTGACTTTTG CTATGTCAATGAAGGGCTTCTTCTTGGTCAGCTCTGTGGAAATCGATTCACAATCACACTAAG GGGCGTGGTTGCAGATTCTGAGGATACTGTAAAAACAGCAGCAGATGCCTTAGGAAAGCATGGATTCATAAACTATTTTGGTATGCAG AGATTTGGCAGTGGTTCTATACCTACTCACCTTATTGGTGCTAAACTACTTAAAGGAGAATGGGAAGAAGCAGTGAGAATGATTCTTGATCCGAGGGATGGTG AAAGGGATGACATAAGGAGTATAAGGGAATATTACAAAGAAAGTGAAGACATTGACGGGACCTTGAGACAATTACCCCGCTTTCTGGTAGCTGAAAAGGCCATA CTGCAGTGTTTAAAAAAGTGTCCAGGTAACTACTTGCAAGCTCTGAAGGCTGTACCTAGGACCCTTCGAATGAT GTACGTGCACAGTTACCAAAGCTACCTGTGGAACCATGCTGCGAGCATGAGAGTACAGAAATATG GGACCGACCATGTAGTGCTTGGGGATTTGGTCTATTGCAATGAAGAAAATTCAAATGAAATTAAGCAAATCGATGATTCTGTATATGAAGAAATTGGGCCCAATGAGTCATCTGAGAATGATCATTTAGATGAGTCTGAGACACATGTATCTGAAGGAAACTGTACCTCGGTAAAG GTTGTCAATAATGAAGACATTGCTTCTGGGCATTACACTGTTACTGATGTTGTACTTCCTTTACCTGG TTCAAGGGTAAATTATCCACAGAATGACATTGAACAATATTATAAAGATCTTGCAGATAAG GATGGTGTTAGCTTGACAGAGAGTGTGCATAACGTCAA GGAGTTCTCACTAGCCAGCATGACTGGAGCTTATAGGCGAGTATTTGGAAATCCAAAGGATTATGAATG GGAGTTGCTGAGATATACAGATGTAAGTATCCCATTGGTAAAGACGGATTTAGACTGTGTTACCAAGTCCAATGAAGTTAATGGGAACAGTCCATTAATTAGCAAGCCACTGATAGATGTGTTGACACCCAATGGAGAAACAATGTTGCAAGAAAAGAAGTCGTCAAGTGTGTGCACTGCTACAGGAGACCAGCTAGCCCTCAAAATGAGCTTTACGCTTCCAGCTTCATGTTATGCAACAATGGCGATTAGGGAGCTGCTGAAAACATCAACTTCT GTTGCTTTTCACAAGGCATTGAATTAG
- the LOC122588493 gene encoding multisubstrate pseudouridine synthase 7 isoform X2, giving the protein MSLVTTKLVLVLNGRSRSGNQLKPCFNSLFNPKPSFSSSSCFYRFPSSQIKNNNNNYQYTESVTAMEESDVGICCYISPSLPGFRAILKQRYSDFVVNEVDLDGNIVHLTDLHPSTQIAEEELEKKPPVDQLNANHDSDIDSFRALAGDSDADSLSDFINQLIINNNNSNNNSDIQDGATSIVLSPSSDKLHRTAVHNFFKQRLNFLVTDTVDGPDPYSKCIRVRFNSRGKNDTTRGSKKRKGRGDTPYDSRGSDHWPEHLGKFLRFHLCKENKDTQEALGLIGKMLGIQPRSFGFSGTKDKRAVTTQRVTVFKQHAHKVAALNKRLIGLKVGDFCYVNEGLLLGQLCGNRFTITLRGVVADSEDTVKTAADALGKHGFINYFGMQRFGSGSIPTHLIGAKLLKGEWEEAVRMILDPRDGERDDIRSIREYYKESEDIDGTLRQLPRFLVAEKAILQCLKKCPGNYLQALKAVPRTLRMMYVHSYQSYLWNHAASMRVQKYGTDHVVLGDLVYCNEENSNEIKQIDDSVYEEIGPNESSENDHLDESETHVSEGNCTSVKVVNNEDIASGHYTVTDVVLPLPGSRVNYPQNDIEQYYKDLADKFELEKWRLRRQLHKAQ; this is encoded by the exons ATGAGTTTGGTAACAACAAAACTAGTGCTAGTATTGAATGGTAGGAGCAGGAGTGGCAACCAACTAAAACCCTGTTTTAATTCACTTTTCAACCCTAAACCCTCCTTTTCATCCTCTTCCTGTTTCTATCGTTTCCCCTCCAGTCAGattaaaaacaacaacaataattatcAATATACAGAATCAGTCACCGCCATGGAAGAATCAGACGTAGGCATTTGTTGCTACATCTCCCCATCTCTCCCTGGTTTCCGAGCCATTCTCAAACAAAG gtatTCTGATTTTGTAGTGAATGAAGTAGATTTGGATGGAAATATTGTTCATTTGACTGACTTACATCCATCCACTCAG atagcaGAAGAAGAACTCGAAAAAAAGCCTCCTGTGGATCAATTGAATGCTAATCATGATTCTGATATCGATTCCTTTAGAGCTCTTGCTGGTGACTCTGATGCCGATTCTCTCTCCGACTTTATAAATcaacttattattaataataataatagtaataataattccGACATCCAAGACGGAGCCACCTCTATCGTTTTATCTCCAAGTTCAGATAAACTCCACCGCACG GCTGTGCATAATTTCTTTAAACAAAGACTCAACTTCTTGGTTACTGACACAGTAGACGGACCAGACCCTTACTCAAAATGCATCCGTGTGAGGTTCAATTCACGGGGTAAAAACGACACAACCCGGGGTTCTAAAAAGCGGAAAGGCAGAGGTGACACCCCTTATGATAGTCGGGGTTCAGATCATTGGCCAGAACATCTTGGAAAGTTTCTCAG GTTTCATCTTTGCAAGGAAAACAAGGATACACAGGAGGCGTTAGGATTAATCGGAAAGATGCTTGGCATTCAG CCAAGGTCATTTGGATTTTCTGGTACTAAAGATAAGCGTGCTGTAACAACACAAAGG GTGACTGTATTCAAGCAGCATGCACATAAAGTGGCTGCTCTAAATAAAAGATTGATAGGACTGAAAGTTGGTGACTTTTG CTATGTCAATGAAGGGCTTCTTCTTGGTCAGCTCTGTGGAAATCGATTCACAATCACACTAAG GGGCGTGGTTGCAGATTCTGAGGATACTGTAAAAACAGCAGCAGATGCCTTAGGAAAGCATGGATTCATAAACTATTTTGGTATGCAG AGATTTGGCAGTGGTTCTATACCTACTCACCTTATTGGTGCTAAACTACTTAAAGGAGAATGGGAAGAAGCAGTGAGAATGATTCTTGATCCGAGGGATGGTG AAAGGGATGACATAAGGAGTATAAGGGAATATTACAAAGAAAGTGAAGACATTGACGGGACCTTGAGACAATTACCCCGCTTTCTGGTAGCTGAAAAGGCCATA CTGCAGTGTTTAAAAAAGTGTCCAGGTAACTACTTGCAAGCTCTGAAGGCTGTACCTAGGACCCTTCGAATGAT GTACGTGCACAGTTACCAAAGCTACCTGTGGAACCATGCTGCGAGCATGAGAGTACAGAAATATG GGACCGACCATGTAGTGCTTGGGGATTTGGTCTATTGCAATGAAGAAAATTCAAATGAAATTAAGCAAATCGATGATTCTGTATATGAAGAAATTGGGCCCAATGAGTCATCTGAGAATGATCATTTAGATGAGTCTGAGACACATGTATCTGAAGGAAACTGTACCTCGGTAAAG GTTGTCAATAATGAAGACATTGCTTCTGGGCATTACACTGTTACTGATGTTGTACTTCCTTTACCTGG TTCAAGGGTAAATTATCCACAGAATGACATTGAACAATATTATAAAGATCTTGCAGATAAG TTTGAGCTGGAAAAGTGGCGATTACGAAGACAACTCCACAAGGCGCAATAA